The following coding sequences are from one Candidatus Borkfalkia ceftriaxoniphila window:
- the thrC gene encoding threonine synthase — protein sequence MRFISTRGNESVTGAQAIAQGIAKDGGLFVPETFPKVTSEELSAMLPMSYAERAATVLYKFLDDYDFEELKTACEQAYSQFEGDDPAPLVKIDSSLYMLELFHGPTCAFKDMALTLLPYLLRKGCDLSGIEEEVLILVATSGDTGKAALEGFKDAKGVKVMVFYPNDGVSKMQKLQMATQEGDNVNVVAVRSNFDDCQSAVKQFFTSDDVKEELKKRNVILSSANSINFGRLAPQIAYYFSAYLDLVSSDQIAMGDEVNFAVPTGNFGNILAAYYAKRMGLPVKKLVCASNKNNILTDFIKTGVYDKRREFYKTMSPSMDILISSNLERLLFELSGREPTRVKLRMDKLKEEGVYEIYEEEREKIQSLFAADFCGEDETVETIYEFFEEYAYPMDTHTACAMYAASGYMAVSKDETPMVVVSTASPYKFPQDVMYALTGNDIKDSFKAIKHLNLTTAMKVPKSLSKLRDKKVRFTAVADADKLYEKVLEFVDGK from the coding sequence ATGCGTTTTATCAGCACGCGGGGGAATGAGAGCGTCACGGGCGCGCAGGCGATCGCGCAGGGCATCGCCAAAGACGGGGGACTGTTCGTCCCCGAAACTTTTCCGAAAGTGACGTCGGAAGAGTTATCCGCCATGCTTCCCATGAGTTACGCCGAGCGCGCGGCGACCGTACTGTATAAATTTTTGGACGATTACGATTTCGAGGAACTGAAAACCGCCTGCGAACAGGCGTATTCCCAGTTCGAGGGCGACGATCCCGCCCCACTCGTGAAGATCGATTCTTCGCTCTATATGCTCGAACTCTTTCACGGCCCCACCTGTGCGTTCAAGGATATGGCGCTCACCCTTTTACCCTATCTCTTGAGAAAGGGCTGCGACCTTTCGGGCATCGAGGAAGAGGTCCTTATCCTCGTCGCCACCAGCGGCGATACGGGTAAAGCCGCGCTGGAAGGTTTCAAGGACGCGAAAGGCGTCAAGGTGATGGTGTTCTATCCCAACGACGGCGTGAGCAAAATGCAGAAATTGCAGATGGCGACGCAGGAAGGGGACAACGTGAACGTCGTCGCCGTGCGCAGCAATTTCGACGACTGCCAGAGCGCCGTCAAGCAGTTTTTCACCAGCGACGACGTAAAGGAAGAACTGAAAAAGAGGAACGTCATTCTCTCGTCGGCGAATTCCATCAACTTCGGCAGGCTCGCTCCGCAGATCGCGTACTATTTTTCCGCGTATCTCGATCTGGTGTCTTCCGATCAGATCGCTATGGGCGACGAGGTGAATTTCGCCGTGCCCACGGGCAATTTCGGAAACATTCTGGCGGCATACTATGCCAAGCGCATGGGGCTGCCCGTCAAAAAATTGGTATGTGCATCCAATAAAAACAATATCCTGACCGACTTTATCAAAACGGGCGTGTACGACAAGCGCCGCGAATTTTATAAAACCATGTCGCCTTCCATGGATATCCTCATTTCCAGCAATCTCGAACGCCTTTTATTCGAACTTTCGGGAAGAGAGCCTACGCGCGTGAAACTGCGCATGGACAAACTGAAAGAGGAGGGCGTGTACGAGATCTACGAAGAGGAACGCGAAAAGATCCAAAGCCTGTTTGCGGCGGATTTCTGCGGCGAGGACGAAACGGTGGAGACCATTTACGAATTCTTCGAGGAGTACGCCTATCCGATGGATACGCACACCGCTTGCGCCATGTACGCTGCGAGCGGCTATATGGCGGTGAGCAAGGACGAAACGCCCATGGTGGTCGTGTCCACGGCAAGTCCCTATAAATTCCCGCAGGACGTCATGTACGCCTTGACGGGCAACGACATCAAAGATTCTTTCAAGGCGATCAAGCATCTGAATTTGACAACGGCGATGAAAGTGCCCAAGAGCCTTTCCAAACTGCGCGATAAAAAGGTGCGGTTTACGGCAGTCGCCGACGCGGATAAACTGTACGAAAAAGTACTCGAATTCGTAGACGGCAAATAA
- a CDS encoding ABC transporter ATP-binding protein: protein MENSIEIKNLCKSFGEVQAVRNLSFRVKQGELFAFLGENGAGKSTTISIICGLLQKDGGSVTINGVDLDENADAIKRDLGVVFQSSVLDKVLSVKDNLRYRAALYGITGKEFDERLSTLSEMLEFSDLLRRPVGKLSGGQRRRIDVARALLHRPKILILDEPTTGLDPQTRKLVWNFISHLRQNENMTVFLTTHYMEEAAEADFVVILDRGRIAAEGTPLALKNQYTGDFVTLYNVAEESVAALGKSYEKLRDAFRVAVSDTAEATGLILKHPELFKDYEITKGKMDDVFLAVTGRKLKAEENA, encoded by the coding sequence ATGGAAAACAGTATCGAGATCAAAAATCTCTGTAAAAGTTTCGGAGAAGTGCAGGCGGTGCGCAATTTGAGTTTCCGCGTGAAACAGGGCGAATTGTTCGCCTTTCTCGGCGAAAACGGCGCGGGCAAAAGCACCACCATCTCCATCATCTGCGGCCTTTTGCAAAAGGACGGCGGCTCTGTTACAATCAACGGCGTCGATCTCGACGAGAATGCGGACGCGATCAAGCGCGATCTCGGCGTCGTCTTTCAAAGTTCCGTACTCGATAAGGTGCTGTCGGTCAAAGACAATCTCAGATACCGCGCCGCCTTGTACGGCATTACGGGAAAAGAATTCGATGAGCGGCTTTCTACGCTTTCGGAAATGCTGGAATTTTCCGACCTGCTGCGCCGCCCCGTCGGCAAACTTTCGGGCGGGCAGAGAAGGCGCATCGACGTCGCCCGCGCGCTCTTGCACCGTCCAAAAATACTCATCCTCGACGAACCCACGACGGGACTCGACCCGCAGACGCGCAAACTCGTCTGGAACTTTATTTCTCATTTGAGGCAGAACGAAAATATGACGGTGTTTCTGACCACGCATTATATGGAAGAGGCGGCGGAGGCGGATTTCGTCGTCATTCTGGACCGCGGACGTATCGCCGCCGAGGGCACGCCGCTGGCGCTGAAAAATCAGTACACGGGCGATTTCGTCACCCTGTACAACGTGGCGGAAGAAAGCGTAGCCGCGCTCGGAAAGTCCTATGAAAAATTGCGGGACGCCTTCCGCGTCGCCGTTTCGGATACGGCGGAAGCGACGGGACTGATTTTGAAACATCCCGAACTTTTCAAGGATTACGAGATCACCAAGGGAAAAATGGACGACGTGTTCCTCGCGGTAACGGGGAGAAAACTCAAAGCGGAGGAAAACGCATGA
- a CDS encoding ABC transporter permease, whose product MKTLSALVGRHIKMFFKDKGTFFTSLIAPLILLVLFVLFLGNVYRDSFYSSVPADIVVPDKVIEGFVGGWLLSSLLAVSCVTVAFCANMQIVQDKVTGAIGDFSVTPYKKSYLALSYYLATAAVTAAICYVALGAGFIYLACVGWYISAGDALFIVLDVFLLSLFGTALSSVICFFIKTQGGSTAVSVVVSSVYGFISGAYMPISQFANGIQIFVSLLPGTYGTGLFRNHFMGGVLAEIGNYFPPEVVDGIRTSFDCNMFFFGHKVEVGTMFLILGVTVAVLIGVYVLLHLLKKRAKN is encoded by the coding sequence ATGAAGACGCTTTCGGCGCTCGTAGGACGCCATATCAAAATGTTTTTCAAGGATAAGGGAACGTTTTTCACCTCCCTGATCGCGCCGCTCATTCTGCTCGTACTGTTCGTGCTCTTTTTGGGGAACGTGTACCGCGACAGTTTTTATTCTTCCGTTCCCGCGGATATCGTTGTGCCCGATAAAGTCATCGAAGGCTTTGTCGGCGGCTGGCTTCTTTCTTCGCTTCTGGCGGTGAGTTGCGTCACGGTCGCGTTTTGCGCCAATATGCAGATCGTGCAGGATAAAGTGACGGGCGCGATCGGCGATTTTTCGGTGACGCCGTACAAAAAATCCTATCTTGCGCTCTCGTATTACCTGGCGACCGCCGCCGTCACCGCCGCCATCTGTTACGTGGCGCTCGGCGCAGGTTTTATCTATCTTGCCTGCGTAGGCTGGTATATTTCCGCAGGCGACGCGCTTTTCATCGTTCTCGACGTATTTTTGCTGTCGCTGTTCGGTACGGCTCTCTCTTCCGTCATATGCTTTTTTATAAAGACGCAGGGCGGGAGCACCGCCGTCAGCGTCGTCGTAAGTTCCGTTTACGGTTTTATCAGCGGCGCGTATATGCCCATTTCGCAGTTTGCGAATGGCATTCAGATCTTCGTATCTCTGCTTCCCGGCACCTACGGCACGGGGCTTTTCCGAAATCATTTCATGGGCGGCGTGCTCGCCGAAATCGGAAATTATTTCCCGCCCGAAGTGGTGGACGGCATCCGCACTTCTTTCGATTGCAATATGTTCTTCTTCGGGCATAAAGTGGAAGTTGGAACGATGTTTTTAATACTCGGCGTCACGGTCGCAGTGCTGATAGGCGTTTACGTATTGTTGCACCTTTTGAAAAAACGAGCGAAAAATTAA
- a CDS encoding GumC domain-containing protein, with translation MKRRGTVVLSVIMALSLLCSVFGFTLAYAADEPENFATSQANWKDTSVGYTTTSFDENGMKMTAMDTAMAFSKKVSANSTMKFEFVGNTPQTTWGNMYVLFKSEDTVSPDAPKKIVQDNETSSAGNWLGFVFGASWVTQFVESKDGVVTKTSRDGIISGFDTWYVYKQTTALEIKTTDTETGVDVEVKYLASGWSDNTGETKTLTYTSDNVALKGDFSVSVGYFGEVKDGGNITLKTFNATLAAEQQPEVTLENLATSSAFWKGGVNPACFQFGTSGVGFFDTQGAAMISNQTIPAASTITIDMTGTLSQGQYGNFYFVFKNESKSYTFVENIKPVEQGNYLALQIGGDGCFMYDCKDGAVTKTEIKDKANGGPVADNTSVWWWYKQDTKIWITTADTDTGVHAEIKFVGPSGQMTTFGYDSTNEKIKGDSFMSFGMFTSDAGTPDKFVNINSLTVTGIEEGEGFIPDLDIPALNLKANNAATETVTTANVEQVKAVLAELKSAQADMNYPQSREFQSNLIAQIEAKIAAYEQGMAAAKTAEELLKALPASVNAENYAAAKSAIIAARATYDALSEDARALITSYAKLTAAESALAAYEKELSEKEAAQAVNAQIDALPAEITAENYDSAKTAIEAARTAYDALTDAQKQQVTSSSKLTAAESALKTYEDSLNSKGGCSNTVAYSALGVSLALVLAAGVIAFARKKKD, from the coding sequence ATGAAAAGAAGGGGAACCGTAGTATTATCGGTAATTATGGCTTTATCCCTGCTGTGTTCCGTATTCGGGTTTACGCTTGCCTATGCCGCAGACGAGCCCGAAAATTTCGCGACGAGTCAGGCGAACTGGAAAGATACCAGCGTCGGATATACGACGACATCGTTCGACGAAAACGGCATGAAAATGACGGCAATGGATACGGCTATGGCATTTTCCAAAAAAGTTTCCGCAAATTCAACGATGAAGTTCGAGTTTGTGGGAAATACGCCGCAAACGACTTGGGGAAACATGTATGTGTTATTCAAATCCGAAGATACCGTTTCACCCGACGCTCCTAAAAAAATCGTACAAGATAACGAAACGAGTTCCGCGGGGAATTGGCTTGGATTCGTGTTCGGCGCAAGTTGGGTAACGCAATTTGTGGAATCTAAAGACGGAGTCGTAACGAAAACGAGCCGAGACGGCATTATCAGCGGATTCGATACGTGGTACGTATACAAACAGACGACGGCTTTGGAGATCAAAACGACCGACACCGAAACGGGCGTGGACGTGGAGGTCAAATATCTTGCGAGCGGTTGGTCGGACAATACGGGAGAAACGAAAACTCTTACCTATACTTCGGACAACGTGGCGCTCAAAGGCGATTTTTCAGTTTCCGTCGGATATTTCGGAGAAGTGAAAGACGGAGGAAATATCACGCTGAAAACCTTTAACGCGACGCTCGCCGCGGAGCAGCAGCCCGAAGTAACTCTGGAAAATCTTGCTACGTCTTCCGCGTTCTGGAAGGGTGGCGTCAATCCCGCGTGTTTCCAGTTCGGAACGAGCGGCGTCGGCTTTTTCGATACGCAGGGCGCAGCGATGATCTCTAACCAGACCATACCCGCCGCCTCGACCATCACGATCGACATGACGGGCACGCTTTCGCAGGGACAATACGGCAACTTTTATTTCGTGTTTAAAAACGAATCGAAAAGTTATACCTTTGTAGAAAATATCAAACCCGTAGAGCAGGGGAATTATCTCGCCTTGCAGATCGGCGGCGACGGCTGCTTTATGTACGATTGCAAGGACGGCGCGGTGACGAAAACCGAGATCAAGGACAAAGCCAACGGCGGACCCGTGGCGGACAATACTTCGGTCTGGTGGTGGTATAAACAGGATACGAAGATCTGGATCACCACTGCGGACACCGATACGGGCGTACACGCAGAGATCAAATTCGTGGGACCGAGCGGACAGATGACCACCTTCGGATACGACAGCACGAACGAAAAAATCAAAGGCGACAGTTTTATGTCGTTCGGTATGTTCACTTCGGACGCGGGAACACCCGATAAATTCGTAAACATCAACTCTCTGACGGTGACGGGCATCGAAGAGGGCGAGGGATTCATTCCCGACCTCGATATCCCCGCGCTCAATTTAAAAGCGAATAACGCGGCGACGGAAACGGTTACTACCGCCAACGTCGAGCAAGTAAAAGCCGTTCTCGCAGAACTGAAATCGGCGCAGGCGGACATGAATTATCCGCAGTCCAGGGAATTTCAGAGCAATCTCATCGCGCAGATCGAAGCGAAGATCGCCGCGTACGAACAGGGCATGGCTGCCGCAAAAACTGCGGAAGAACTCTTAAAAGCCTTGCCCGCGAGCGTCAACGCCGAAAATTACGCGGCGGCGAAGTCGGCGATCATCGCCGCGAGAGCGACATACGACGCGCTGAGCGAGGACGCACGCGCTCTGATAACTTCTTATGCGAAACTGACGGCGGCGGAAAGCGCGCTCGCCGCATATGAAAAAGAATTGTCCGAAAAGGAAGCGGCGCAGGCAGTCAACGCGCAGATCGACGCGCTGCCCGCAGAAATCACCGCGGAAAACTACGATTCGGCCAAAACGGCGATCGAAGCCGCCCGCACGGCGTACGATGCGCTGACCGACGCGCAGAAACAGCAGGTTACTTCCTCTTCCAAACTGACGGCGGCGGAAAGCGCCCTGAAAACGTACGAGGACAGCCTGAATTCCAAAGGCGGCTGCTCGAACACCGTCGCGTACAGCGCTCTGGGCGTTTCCCTCGCGCTGGTGCTGGCTGCGGGCGTCATCGCGTTCGCACGCAAAAAGAAAGACTGA
- a CDS encoding SGNH/GDSL hydrolase family protein, giving the protein MLIDRVFHVRPARAFSRDVVTLEFRFKVVRVPDSLEEDENFPYEDEIFLVNVGETGKFTSDKIFQSKFTVFKDGGDLCCNGYAPDFARKSNVIEGRFAAGQSYRVKLTLTKYRVYVEINGGQFKTSYGNGREEITDAAFYARKSVAVELDEESVTFTESENGDWPIDAGVRKLIEEGLACNYLFWHNAPDGVYFDRLNVAQNILCTTRNSPAYQTNVELDFYSDTQFFALEFEVTDIPAPEWPLQFGFLLNGARQNVSVLTVKKDREYEVRFELPEHSPAANRWTIVFPASASVALKKARFSEGARFAKVEKSKTVYFFGDSITEGSECIDPCAAYFNQVTNAYDFYAIDQAVSGRTFSDYTILGEYPMPADVVMIANGTNSFCGGTAEPQEAFALLEQQMEQVIGAAKRTFPRAKIVALLPVWRSDEAGVRFSLRDIAEKMRQVYARYPEISVIDCYPFLPHDFSLFSDPNFAIHPNSAGHDLYALRLLEALGPILGAPAPRRDAERAADALQKV; this is encoded by the coding sequence ATGCTCATCGACAGAGTTTTTCACGTGCGTCCCGCGCGCGCTTTTTCCCGCGACGTGGTGACGCTCGAATTCCGCTTCAAAGTCGTCCGCGTTCCCGATTCTTTGGAAGAGGACGAGAATTTTCCCTATGAAGACGAAATTTTTCTCGTCAACGTGGGCGAAACGGGCAAATTTACTTCGGATAAAATTTTTCAATCCAAATTCACCGTGTTCAAAGACGGCGGAGATCTTTGCTGCAACGGTTACGCGCCCGATTTCGCGCGAAAGTCCAACGTGATCGAGGGTCGTTTTGCTGCGGGGCAAAGTTATCGCGTAAAACTTACGCTCACGAAATACCGCGTCTATGTAGAAATCAACGGCGGGCAATTTAAAACTTCCTACGGCAACGGGCGGGAAGAGATCACGGACGCGGCGTTTTATGCGCGCAAGAGCGTTGCGGTCGAACTGGACGAGGAGAGCGTTACCTTTACGGAGTCGGAAAACGGCGATTGGCCGATAGACGCGGGCGTGCGGAAATTGATCGAAGAGGGGCTCGCCTGCAATTATCTCTTCTGGCACAACGCGCCCGACGGGGTGTATTTCGACCGCCTGAACGTCGCGCAGAACATTTTATGTACGACGCGCAATTCTCCCGCCTATCAGACGAACGTGGAACTGGATTTTTATTCGGATACGCAATTTTTTGCGCTTGAGTTCGAAGTGACGGACATTCCTGCGCCCGAATGGCCTCTGCAATTCGGCTTTTTGCTGAACGGCGCGCGGCAGAACGTATCCGTACTTACGGTGAAAAAGGACAGGGAATACGAAGTGCGGTTCGAACTTCCCGAACACAGCCCCGCAGCCAACCGCTGGACGATCGTCTTTCCCGCTTCCGCGTCCGTCGCGCTCAAAAAAGCGCGGTTTTCCGAGGGCGCGCGGTTTGCAAAAGTCGAAAAGTCAAAGACCGTCTACTTTTTCGGCGATTCCATTACGGAGGGCAGCGAGTGCATAGACCCCTGCGCCGCGTATTTTAACCAAGTGACCAACGCGTACGATTTTTACGCGATCGACCAGGCTGTCAGCGGCCGCACCTTTTCCGATTACACCATTCTGGGCGAATATCCCATGCCCGCGGACGTGGTGATGATCGCGAATGGCACCAACAGTTTTTGCGGCGGCACGGCGGAGCCGCAAGAGGCGTTCGCGCTGTTGGAGCAACAGATGGAACAGGTGATCGGCGCGGCGAAACGCACCTTTCCGCGCGCGAAGATCGTCGCGCTGCTGCCCGTGTGGCGTTCGGACGAGGCGGGCGTGCGCTTTTCCCTGCGCGACATAGCGGAAAAAATGCGGCAGGTGTACGCGCGGTATCCCGAGATATCCGTCATAGACTGCTATCCCTTTCTGCCGCACGATTTTTCGCTCTTTTCCGATCCGAATTTCGCCATTCATCCCAATTCTGCGGGGCACGACCTATACGCGCTCCGCCTTTTGGAGGCGCTCGGACCGATTCTGGGCGCGCCCGCGCCGCGGCGCGATGCCGAGCGCGCCGCCGACGCCCTGCAAAAAGTATAA
- a CDS encoding AraC family transcriptional regulator, with amino-acid sequence MRDNDIKIDNKFHYNFNYLNNPRLFNDLLLFQLGEIYCDNGASVKSHVHDDFFEITYVISGKGTSYAGIVPTEISKHDIFLSLPNETHEIVSDQADPLRYYFLAFSFKERSQFHEIMYQDKLLKLGARLRVYNSPPMAASFTELISQLESYNEYSALKFELLVKVLCINVTQVFSNIHTQHYTSPLIDSEQTLYYRIINYIDHNLTKIDRLSDIAGELNYNYVYISRVFKKKFGKSIYTYFSDKKLDIAKQLIETSNMTITEIAAYLNYSSIFVFSRVFKNKFGINPSTYRAQKVQK; translated from the coding sequence ATGCGCGACAACGACATTAAAATAGACAATAAATTCCATTATAATTTCAATTATCTGAACAATCCGCGCTTATTTAACGATTTATTACTTTTTCAACTCGGTGAAATTTACTGCGACAACGGCGCGAGCGTGAAAAGCCACGTGCACGACGATTTTTTCGAGATCACCTACGTCATTTCGGGAAAAGGAACCTCGTATGCGGGCATCGTGCCCACGGAGATCTCCAAGCACGATATCTTTTTATCCCTTCCGAACGAAACGCACGAGATCGTTTCCGACCAGGCGGACCCCTTGCGCTACTATTTTCTGGCATTCAGTTTCAAGGAGCGGTCGCAGTTTCACGAGATCATGTATCAGGACAAACTGTTAAAACTCGGCGCGCGGCTGCGGGTGTACAACTCGCCGCCCATGGCGGCGTCCTTTACCGAACTGATTTCCCAGTTAGAATCGTATAACGAATATTCCGCACTTAAATTCGAACTGCTCGTAAAGGTGCTCTGCATCAACGTAACGCAGGTATTTTCCAATATTCACACCCAGCACTACACCTCTCCTTTGATCGACAGCGAACAGACGCTGTACTACCGCATCATCAACTATATCGACCACAATCTGACCAAGATCGACCGCCTCAGCGACATTGCGGGCGAACTCAACTACAATTACGTGTACATTTCGCGCGTGTTCAAAAAAAAATTCGGGAAATCCATCTATACGTATTTTTCCGATAAAAAACTGGATATCGCCAAACAGTTGATCGAAACGAGCAACATGACCATCACGGAAATAGCCGCCTATCTCAACTATTCCTCTATTTTCGTATTCAGCCGCGTGTTCAAAAACAAGTTCGGCATCAACCCCAGCACCTACCGCGCACAGAAAGTCCAAAAATAA
- a CDS encoding ABC transporter permease: MRKIAVKILTILLVVSAAILVLSGCASLDVQLDRDGSGTATLTLSKEEGVTKESIESELNEIFEGAAKLSQGRDVLKLKSVKESADGFSVKISFRRIRYIEGIGQYNFMSFSDFIKEMNKTSLVSNWEKGKYKNIQNYNEFIYNFNNQADESRAFSPVTSGGEKLTAKEFTAQDSPYAANDKGMIFTYYIVGFSNLESITFRFNGKIGVVGGRNVELVGDNAVKVTPVQSVVNVTEIREGEDPVGVERSVDCFTGYVYFVESANLTLILCLSGAGLLLAALIAVGIWRGWFKKIWRGARCRFIRKNYGLYLMMLPALVMLIIFSYAPMTGIVLAFKDFSIDDGIFGSEWAGMLGFKNFYDVLTTPGTSFGMLARNTVILAGLKFIFGFLCAILLAILFSYLKNNWFKKSVQTISYFPYFLSWVVVSGIAYLFLAADGGILNQLIALFGGDAVQWYSEPQYWRAILTFTSIWKTVGYSTIVYLAAMTAVDPALYEAATIDGAGRVNQLWHITLPGLFPVIGIQLIFSLGNLVRDDFDQIYTMTGGGNSYLIETTEVIGTVVFKAIGTVSAYATATAMGLMQSVVSLALVLSGNIIVKKMGMQGMF, translated from the coding sequence ATGCGAAAGATCGCCGTAAAAATACTTACGATTCTGCTCGTCGTTTCCGCCGCGATTCTGGTGCTTAGCGGCTGTGCTTCGCTGGACGTTCAACTCGACAGGGACGGCTCGGGCACGGCGACGTTGACTCTTTCCAAAGAAGAGGGCGTGACGAAAGAAAGTATCGAGAGCGAACTCAACGAGATTTTCGAGGGCGCGGCAAAACTGTCTCAGGGCAGAGACGTGTTGAAACTCAAATCCGTCAAGGAAAGCGCGGACGGATTTTCCGTCAAGATCTCTTTCCGCAGGATTCGTTACATAGAGGGAATAGGACAGTACAATTTTATGTCCTTTTCCGATTTCATCAAGGAAATGAACAAGACGTCGCTCGTTTCCAACTGGGAAAAGGGAAAGTATAAAAATATTCAGAACTATAACGAATTTATTTATAATTTCAACAACCAGGCGGACGAATCCCGCGCCTTTTCTCCCGTCACTTCGGGCGGGGAAAAACTGACCGCCAAAGAATTTACCGCGCAGGATTCTCCGTATGCCGCGAACGACAAGGGCATGATCTTCACGTATTATATCGTCGGCTTTTCCAATCTGGAATCCATCACCTTCCGTTTCAACGGCAAGATCGGCGTGGTCGGCGGCAGAAACGTGGAACTTGTGGGCGACAACGCCGTCAAGGTGACGCCCGTGCAGTCCGTCGTCAACGTGACGGAGATCCGCGAGGGGGAAGACCCCGTCGGCGTGGAGCGCAGCGTCGACTGCTTTACGGGCTACGTGTACTTCGTCGAAAGCGCCAATCTCACGCTGATTTTGTGCCTTTCGGGCGCCGGTCTGTTGCTGGCGGCGCTCATCGCGGTCGGCATTTGGCGCGGCTGGTTCAAAAAAATCTGGCGGGGCGCGCGCTGCCGCTTTATCCGCAAGAATTACGGCTTGTATCTGATGATGCTGCCCGCGCTTGTCATGCTGATCATATTTTCCTACGCGCCGATGACGGGCATCGTGCTCGCCTTCAAGGATTTTTCCATCGACGACGGGATCTTCGGCAGCGAATGGGCGGGCATGCTCGGCTTTAAAAACTTTTACGACGTCTTGACGACGCCGGGCACGAGTTTCGGTATGCTGGCGCGAAACACGGTGATCCTGGCGGGGCTGAAATTCATATTCGGATTTCTTTGCGCCATCCTGCTGGCGATCTTATTCAGTTATCTCAAAAACAACTGGTTCAAAAAGTCGGTGCAGACTATCTCGTATTTCCCGTACTTTTTGTCGTGGGTAGTGGTTTCGGGCATCGCCTATCTCTTCCTCGCGGCGGACGGCGGTATTTTAAATCAACTCATCGCGCTGTTCGGCGGCGATGCGGTGCAGTGGTACAGTGAACCGCAGTACTGGCGGGCGATCCTCACCTTTACTTCTATCTGGAAGACGGTAGGCTATTCCACCATCGTGTACCTTGCGGCGATGACCGCCGTCGATCCCGCTCTGTACGAGGCGGCGACCATCGACGGCGCGGGGCGCGTCAACCAACTGTGGCATATCACGCTGCCCGGGCTGTTCCCCGTCATCGGCATTCAACTCATATTCAGCCTCGGGAATCTCGTGCGCGACGATTTCGATCAGATCTATACCATGACGGGCGGGGGGAATTCCTACCTCATCGAAACGACGGAAGTCATCGGAACGGTCGTTTTCAAGGCGATCGGCACCGTATCCGCCTACGCCACCGCCACTGCGATGGGACTGATGCAGAGCGTAGTATCGCTGGCGCTCGTGCTATCGGGCAATATCATCGTCAAAAAGATGGGCATGCAGGGCATGTTCTAA
- a CDS encoding carbohydrate ABC transporter permease has product MLIKSKGEKAFDIFNIFLMILLTVMFVYPAILIVCASFTSANMLTKYGYSVIIREFSLSSYKYIFTAQDLFLRAMGNSLFMTALGTFFLVITTSLYAYAVSRKKLVFKKFFVMVLVIPMLFAGGTIPYYLVINGLGLMNSQWAIILPFSVNAWYIVLAKNFFGNLPEALVESAQLEGANNVIILFKIVLPLGFPIMATIILYSAVAIWNDWFQAMLFIDSSHKHLWPVQSLVRELETDFSSLVSSIGGGSTIGLNSEGIKSAAVIVSTLPIVIVYPFLQRFFINGVLLGSVKE; this is encoded by the coding sequence ATGCTGATCAAAAGCAAGGGCGAAAAAGCCTTCGACATTTTCAATATTTTCCTGATGATCCTCTTGACCGTCATGTTCGTCTATCCCGCGATCCTGATCGTGTGCGCTTCGTTCACGTCGGCGAACATGCTCACGAAATACGGGTACAGCGTGATCATCCGCGAGTTTTCTCTCTCGTCCTACAAATACATATTCACCGCGCAGGACCTCTTTCTGCGGGCGATGGGAAATTCGCTGTTTATGACCGCTTTGGGAACGTTTTTCCTCGTCATCACGACTTCTCTGTACGCCTACGCCGTTTCCAGAAAAAAGTTGGTGTTCAAAAAGTTTTTCGTGATGGTGCTCGTGATTCCCATGCTGTTTGCGGGCGGGACCATTCCTTATTATCTGGTCATCAACGGACTGGGGCTGATGAATTCCCAGTGGGCGATCATTCTTCCCTTTTCCGTCAACGCCTGGTATATCGTGCTCGCCAAAAACTTTTTCGGAAACCTTCCCGAGGCGCTGGTCGAATCGGCGCAGTTGGAAGGGGCAAATAACGTGATAATTTTATTTAAGATCGTGCTGCCGCTCGGTTTTCCCATCATGGCGACCATCATTTTGTATTCGGCGGTCGCCATCTGGAACGACTGGTTCCAGGCGATGCTGTTCATAGACAGTTCGCACAAACATTTGTGGCCCGTGCAGTCGCTCGTGAGAGAACTGGAAACGGATTTTTCCTCGCTCGTCAGTTCCATCGGCGGCGGCTCGACCATCGGGCTCAATTCCGAGGGGATCAAGAGCGCGGCGGTCATCGTTTCGACTTTACCTATCGTCATCGTTTATCCGTTCCTGCAGCGGTTCTTTATCAACGGAGTGCTGCTCGGATCGGTGAAAGAATAA